AGTTTGCGTCGAACCATTGCCATGATGGTGTCCGTCAAAGGAACACCCAAAATTAACAGAGGAGTCAAAACCGCTACTGCTGTGGCATTTTTCAGCCCTTGCAGCGAAGCAACCGAAATGATAAAGCCTAAAAATAGCGCCCCTGTATCCCCCAAATAAATAATCGCTGGATGATAATTATAAGGGAAAAAGCCCATGATTGCCGCTACGATGGTAAAAATCGTAATGGGTAAAAAGACATTTGGACTTGGTAAGAAAAAATACGAAACCACACCCATCGTTGTCAGCGAAATAATAGACACACCACTCGCCAGACCATCCAGCCCATCAATCAAATTCAAAGCATTAGTAATCGCTAAAATCCAAAAAACAGTAAAAATAAAGGAAAGCCAATCTGGGAAAATAAGCAAAGGGCCGCCAAACGGAATTTTTAAGTTATCAAAGCGTGCATTGGTAAAAAACCAAATAAAACTCGCCGCTACAAACAAGCCCGCCATTTTCATCTTAGGCGAAATTTCTTTAATATCATCAATCAAGCCTGTCAGCACAACGATTCCACTGCCGACAACAAAAGGCCAAATATAGGATAAGTAACTCACCAAATGTGGAGGATGACTTTGAGGAGAACCACCAGGAACTCCCGCTCCCGTAGGATGTAACACTGGCTGACTATGCACAATATGTGGCAAAATCAGCACACTCGCAAGCGCAAAAGCAATGAAAATGACTAGACCACCAGCCGAAGGCATCGGTTTTTTATTGACCCGCCGCTCATTTGGTTTATCAATTGCTCCAATCGCCTTTGACACAAAAGTCATGATTGGGGTTAAAATAACGGAAATTCCAAACGTCATGATAATGACAATTAGAAATTTCAAAGTAAAAGGAATCTCTTTTAATGTATCAACCATATTTAAATTTTTCTAAGAACGTCCAAAGCACGTGTTTCAATCAAACATTCAGCATATTCCTGCAAAAATTCTCTACTCAAATTTGAGACTTCGCCATATTCCATCATCCGCGCCCGAGTGCTTTCAACGTGCATTTTCCCTTTAGATTTTTGATTATCCAAAACGACAAGGTAAAACTCACCCTCATAGCGATAAAATTCTGACTCTTCATCCGCAAACTTAACATTTTTTACACCAGTCAAGACCGACATCACGTCGTCATAACGAATAGAGTAATAGATAAAATCAGGTTCTTGATCGTTTTCCTCTTTCTTTGCTCCAGGCAAGCCCAGTCCTGGTTTAAAATCAGTAATTCCACGTTCGCGCGCCATGTCTGCACCTATCTCATTAAGTTTATTATAAAATCCTGTCATCAATTCTTCAAACTCTTCTGGATCATCTGGAATTTCTCCGCCTTCATTCAAGAGCGCTTCTTCATGAACAATCATGTGCACTCCTTGAGGAAAAGGTTGGATTTGGAAGGTCAACATTCCGACATTGCTAAAACGATTTTCTAAGCCCAGTTCATCAACTAATTCATAGAAAAATTGTTCAATTACTTCCTGATTTCCGAAAAAGTCAGATAATTTAATATCATAATCCGTCAAATCATCAAAAGAAAGTGTGATTTTAATTGTACTTTCATTGATATCTTCAAATTTCATTTGTATCATCTCTTTTCTATATTATTTTACTTCCAACACTTTACAATTCTTACTCATATTATACCACAGACCAGAAAAAAAAAAGCAAGCTGGCTGCTTTTTTTCATTTTCCTAGCCTTTCATTCCTCGAATTTGACTGGCTTCAAAGGACTTTTGCCAAAAATTCTTGCGTTCTTTTTTCCTGTGGATTTTCAAATAAATCTATGGGTTTTCCTTCTTCGACAATCACTCCATCAGCCATAAATAAGACCCGATCTGCCACATTTTTGGCAAAGCCCATCTCGTGTGTGACGATAACCATGGTCATGCCTTCCTTGGCCAATTCTTGCATGACGTTGAGAACTTCGCCTACCATTTCTGGGTCAAGCGCTGAGGTCGGTTCATCAAATAACATCACCTCGGGATTCATTGCTAAAGCTCGCGCAATAGCTACCCGCTGCTGTTGTCCACCAGAGAGAGACTGTGGATAAGCTTGAGCTTTATCTGCCAATCCCACCCGTTCTAATAATTGAGTAGCTTTTTCCACAGCTTGAGTTTTATCCATTTTCCCCGTTTTGACAGGTGCTAAACTGAGATTTTCTAAAACCGTCATATTGGGAAAGAGATTGAACTGTTGAAAAACCATTCCCATTTTTTCCCTATGTTTAAAGACATCCACCGATTTATCTGCAATATTGGTTCCTTCAAAATAAACTTCGCCTTTGGTTGGTTTTTCCAGCAAATTCATCGTGCGTAAAAATGTGGATTTCCCTGAACCAGATGGGCCAATCATCACCACCACTTCCCCTTTTTGAATTTGGATGTCCAATCCTTTGAGGACTTCTGTTTTTCCAAAATATTTATGCAGATTTTTTATTTCAATTAAATATTCATTCATTATTTTGCATATCCTTTCCCAAATTTCTTTTCCAGCAATGATAACAAGCGACTCACTACAAAAGTGACCACGAAATAATAGAAAGCGACAAACAGCATTGGCGAAACCGTTTGATAAGTTAGATTAACAACCGTTTGTGCGCCATTGAATACCTCCATAACTCCAATGGTATAAAGCAGTGAGCTATCTTTGATAATCGTCACAAATTCATTGCCCACCGCTGGCAAAATGTTACGAATCGCTTGAGGTAAAATCACTGTAAGCATCGTCTGAGTCGGCCGAATTCCCAATGAATACGCGGCCTCTCTTTGACCCGCTGGTACAGCTTCAATACCTGCACGAACGATTTCTGCCATATATGCACCTGAGTTGAGGGCAAGCACCAAAATCCCCGGAAGCAGACGCCCTAAGTCTTGTTGGAGGATTCCTACTTGAAAGGTCGGAAATGAGCTGTTTCCCAAGAGCGCAAACCCTAACATAATTTGCACGAGCATTGGCGTTCCACGAAATAACTCAATATAAATATTAGCCAGCCAGCGTACTGGAGCAACTTTTGAAAGTTTGCCCAAGGCCGTTACAATTCCTAGCAAAGTCCCAATTAGCACCACAAAAGCTGAAATCAAAATGGTCACAAGCATCCCATCATTAAAATAGGGGAGGTATTTTGGTAAAAAATCAAAATTCATAGTTTCTCTTTTCTCTTAGATAATTTCTATTTTTATTAAAAACAATAGCATAATTATACTACAAAAAGAATAATAATACAACGGAAAATGAATAAACATTAGAGAATTTACTGACGAAAATAAAAAAAGCGCTTTTCAGTGCTATTTTTATCTATACTATCAATTCAAAAATTACGTCAGTAAATAATCATTCTTTTTTCCGTATCGATTGTTAAGCGATCGGCGGCAGCCAACTGATGAATTTCGCCATCAATTTGAACAGGCTGATTTTCAGTTAATTCAACAGCAAACTTTTTGTTGATCCGATGCAAAAATAAAGGATGTTTCAAATGGGTTCCCTTTAGCACACTTGGAATCAAAGAAAAAGTCCGAAAGATGTTGTGCTTATCATACTCCACCAAATGAATATCCGCATTGCTATTGGAAGCCTGTGGAGAAATTTTTACCCCACCGCCAAAATAGGGATGTTTCGTAAAAGTCATCAAAAAAGCTTTCCCCAATTCAAGCGTCTGACTTTCTTGCGTAATCACCGCACCAAAAGATTTTTTGGTCACTAAAACGTGCAGAGCAGTCAAAATATAAGACAAGCTACCTAGTTTCAAATAGTTGAGCAAGCGCTTTAGCCTGCCCTCATTTGCTACTTTTACAATCGTTGCGTCCAAACCAATGCCGATATTATTTAAGGCATAACCTGTCAAACCTTGCGAACGATAACGCATGATAAAAATTTCATGTTTCCTTTGTGATTTTGCCGCCTCAAAGGCCTCAATCGGATCAAGGCTCAATTTCAAACTTCGTGCAAAATCATTCCCCGATCCTGAGGGAATATAAGAAAATGCCTCCCTTGCAGGCAGTTTATCGATGACTAAAGAAAGCGTCCCATCACCACCGATGACGACCAACTGATCTTCTTCTTTTTTAACTGCTAATATTTGTTGAAGCAAAGAAGCTTCTTCGCCACCTTTTTTTGTTGTATAAAGTCGATAATTATAATGATTTGTTTTCAAATAAGGAAGGAGAATTTCTAATGCCCTTCCCCCATTACCCGCACCGGAATTTGGATTTGCCAAAAGATAATAAGTCATAGATTTATTTTACCAAAAATTACAGGATTTTTATCATTTTAATCATTTTGTCAGCAAATTTTATCCTCTGACGAAGTTTTCGTCAGTAAATTCTCTACAAAAAAATTACTGACAAAATGCGTCAGTAATTTCTCTTGTTTTTTTATCAGTAAATTAGTTTTCAACAGTTGCAGGAGCAGCTTCTTTTACTTCAGGAGCATTTTCCAAATCTGCCAAAGGTTCAATGTTACGGTAACGGAACATACCGGTACCAGCAGGAATAATCTTACCGATGATAACATTTTCTTTAAGTCCAAGCAAGTGGTCTTCTTTACCGCGAATCGCAGCATCAGTAAGCACACGAGTTGTTTCTTGGAATGAAGCAGCTGACAAGAATGAATTTGTTTCAAGAGAGGCTTTAGTAATCCCCATCAAGACTGGACGTCCTGTTGCAGGAGCTTCTCCATTCAAGAGTGCTTGTTCATTTGCTTTTTCAAAATCAGAAATGTCCATCAAAGTACCTGGTAAGATGTCAACAGATCCGTTGTCCATGATGCGAACTTTACGGAGCATTTGACGAACCATTACCTCGATGTGTTTGTCGCCGATTTCAACCCCTTGTGAACGGTAAGTCTTTTGAACTTCGCCGAGCAAGTAAGTTTCAACTGACAATGCGTCACGCACTTGTAACAAGTGTTTAGGCTCAATAGAACCTTGAATCAAAGGTGCACCACGGTGGATAAATTGACCTTCTTCAACTTCAAGAACGTCAGCCATACCAACAGTGTAGCTACGTGTATCTGTCTTACCTTTGACGGTAATTTCACGTGTACGAGTAGCCGGATCTTCAACAATAGACTCAACCGTACCCGTTACTTCAGTGATGACCGCTTCCCCTTTAGGGTTACGGGCTTCAAAGATTTCTTGGACACGAGGCAAACCTTGTGTGATATCTGAACTTGACGCCACACCACCCGTGTGGAATGTACGCATTGTCAACTGAGTACCAGGTTCACCGATTGATTGAGCGGCGATAGTACCAACCGCTTCACCAACTTCAACCGCATCCCCAGTAGCCAAGTTGATACCATAACAGTGTTTACATACACCGTGTGGTGTTTTACAAGTAAATACTGAACGGATAGTGACTTCTTTAACACCAGCATCAACGATTTGACGAGCGACATCTTCAGAAATCAAAGTATCGTCAGCGATAATCAATTCGCCAGTTTCTGGATGGAGTACTGATTTACGCGTATAACGACCAACCAAACGTTCGAACAAAGGTTCAACCATTTCTTTACCAGTAGCAATGTCAGAAATAACAAGTCCACGGTCAGTTCCACAGTCGTCTTCACGAATGATAACATCTTGGGCAACGTCAACCAAACGACGAGTAAGATAACCAGAGTCGGCAGTCTTCAGGGCTGTATCGGTCATCCCTTTACGGGCACCGTGAGTTGAGAAGAACATTTCCAAGACAGAAAGCCCCTCACGGAAGTTTGAGATGATAGGCAATTCCATGATTTTACCATTAGGAGCGGCCATCAAACCACGCATACCAGCGAGCTGTGAGAAGTTTGAGATATTACCACGGGCTCCAGAGTCCATCATCATAACGATTGGGTTAGTCAAATCTTGTTCATCAATCAATCGTTTTTCAAGTGACTCTTTAGCATCACGCCAAACACCAGTAACAGCGTTATAACGTTCATCATCAGTAATCAAACCACGACGGAATTGTTTCGTAATTTGTTCCACACGTTCATGCGCAGCATCGATAATTTTATGTTTATCTTCAACAACAGGAATATCAGCAATCCCCACAGTCAAACCAGCCAAAGTAGATTGGTGGTAACCAAGGTCTTTCAAACGGTCAAGGTATTCAGACGTTGCCGTTGTACGGTAGCGTTTGAAGACTTCGGCGATGATATTTCCGAGATAACCTTTTTTAAATGGACGAACAGTGTCAACTTTATCCAAAACTTCGTGAATATCTTGACCAGCATCCATGAAGAAACGATCGTCTGTTTTACCAGTCAAGTTAGCGTCCGTTGGTTCATTCAAGTAAGGCATTCCTTCAGGAATGATTGAGTTGAAAATCACTTTACCAACTGTCGTCACCAAGATTTTATCTTGATGCTCTGGCGTCCAAGGTTTCTTGATTGATTTAGTAGCAATACCAATACGTGTGTGCAAATGCACATAACCATTACGCATCGCAATTTCTACTTCCTCAGGACTTGAGAAAATCATTCCTTCGCCTTCACGACCTTTTTCTTCCATCGTGAGGTAGTAGTTACCAAGAACCATATCCTGTGAAGGAGTAACGACAGGTTTACCATCTTTAGGGTTCAAGATATGTTCAGCAGCAAGCATCAAAAGACGTGCTTCAGCTTGAGCTTCTTCAGACAAAGGCAAGTGAATCGCCATTTGGTCACCGTCAAAGTCGGCATTGTAGGCTTCACAAGCAAGTGGGTGAAGACGCATCGCTTTACCATCAATCAAAACAGGTTCAAACGCTTGAATACCAAGGCGGTGGAGCGTAGGTGCGCGGTTAAGAAGAACAGGGTGTTCTTTAACTACTTCTTCAAGGATATCCCAAACATCTGAGTCTTGACGTTCAACTTTACGTTTAGCCGCACGAATATTAGCAGCCAATTCTTTCTTAACAAGTTGTGCCATTACAAATGGTTTGAACAACTCGATCGCCATTTCACGTGGAACACCACATTGGTACATTTTAAGTGTTGGACCAACAGCGATAACCGAACGTCCAGAATAGTCAACCCGTTTACCAAGCAAGTTTTGACGGAAACGTCCTTGTTTCCCTTTCAGCATATGTGAAAGAGATTTCAATGGACGGTTACCGGCACCAGTGATTGGACGACCACGACGACCGTTGTCAATCAAAGTATCAACAGCTTCTTGAAGCATCCGTTTTTCATTTTGAACGATAATATTTGGAGCATTAAGTTCCATCAAACGTTTCAAACGGTTATTACGGTTAATAACACGACGATACAAGTCGTTCAAGTCAGATGTGGCAAAACGTCCACCATCTAATTGAACCATAGGACGCAAATCTGGTGGAATAACTGGTAATACGTTCAATACCATCCAAGATAAAGCATTGCCTGATTTTCTGAAAGCTGACAAAACGTCCAAACGACGAATAATTTTTACACGACGTTGTCCAGTAACTGTTTTGAGTTCTTCTTTGAGTTCAGAAACTTCTTTATCAATATCAACATCATTCAACAAATCTTGAATCGCTTCAGCACCCATTTTGGCAACGAATGAACCAAAACCATTTTTCAAGAGTTGTTCGCGATACTCACGTTCAGTCAAGAGTTGTTTTTTCTCAAGATCAGTTTCTTTAGGGTCAATGACCACATAGCTCGCAAAATAAATGACTTCTTCAAGCGCACGTGGGCTCATATCAAGGGCAAGTCCCATACGTGATGGAATGCCTTTGAAGTACCAAATATGTGAAATTGGAGCAGCAAGCTCAATATGTCCCATACGTTCACGACGTGATTTTGCTGTTGTTACTTGAACACCACAAAGTTCACAAACTTGATTTTTGTAGAAAACACCTTTAAGTTTTCCACAAGCACATTCCCAGTCTTTTTGAGGACCGAAAATACGTTCATCGAAAAGTCCTTCACGTTCAGGTTTTTGTGTACGATAGTTGATTGTTTCTGGTTTTTTGACTTCACCAAATGACCAGTAACGAATTTTTTGTGGAGATGCGATACCAATTCGCATGCTCTCAAATTTATTTACATCGACCAATTCTTTCTCCACTTCTAATAAATTTAACGCTGTATTGATTTTGAGGACTGCTGATAATCAGCAGTTCATTCAAAATCTTCATTTCTAATATGTGACAAGTCTGTCAAATATTTTTATTCTTCATTTCCAGCGTTAATCAAAGCTTGTTCTTCAGCTTCCGCTTGTGCAACAATAGCTTCCTGTGCTTCAAGCATTTCAGGAGTAATTTCTGTATTATCAGGACGAGTCATAACTTCGTCTTCGTCCAATTCACGCAAGTCAAGGACATTGCTATCTGCATCAAGGACTTTCATATCAAGACCAAGAGATTGCAATTCTTTAACAAGGACGCGGAATGATTCAGGAAGACCTGGTTTAGGAATACGTTCACCTTTAACGATTGCTTCATAAGCACGTGTACGTCCAATCACGTCATCTGACTTGTAAGTCAAGATTTCTTGAAGAACATTTGCCGCACCATAAGCTTCCAACGCCCAAACTTCCATTTCCCCGAAACGTTGTCCACCGAACTGTGCTTTACCACCGAGCGGTTGTTGTGTAACGAGTGAGTAAGGACCAACTGAACGAGCATGGAGTTTATCATCAACCATGTGGTGAAGTTTAATCATGTACATGACACCAACTGAAATTCGGTTATCAAATGGTTCACCAGTACGACCGTCATAAAGGACAGTCTTAGCGTCAGCAGCCATACCAGCTTCTTTAACTGTATCCCAGATATCTTCATCAGAAGCACCGTCAAAGACGGGTGTTGCGATGTGGATACCCAAAGTACGAGCAGCCATACCTAAATGAAGCTCCATAACCTGTCCAATGTTCATCCGTGAAGGCACCCCAAGTGGGTTCAACATGATATCGATTGGAGTTCCATCTGGCAAGTAAGGCATATCTTCCACAGGAACGATATTTGAAACGACCCCTTTGTTACCGTGACGTCCGGCCATCTTATCCCCAACGTGGATTTTACGTTTTTGAGCAATGAAGACACGAACGAGCTTATTCACACCTGATGGCAATTCATCACCATTTTCACGAGTAAACACACGCACATCGTGGACGATACCGCCACCACCGTGAGGCACACGGAGTGATGTATCACGAACTTCACGAGCTTTTTCACCAAAGATTGCACGAAGGAGACGTTCTTCTGGTGTTGGATCAGTTTCACCTTTAGGAGTAACTTTACCAACCAGCAAATCACCGTCTTTCACTTCCGCACCGATACGGATAATACCAGCTTCGTCAAGGTTTTTGAGTGCTTCATCTCCAATATTAGGAATCTCGCGAGTGATTTCTTCAGGCCCAAGCTTTGTATCGCGTGTTTCTGATTCATATTCTTCGATAGCGATTGAAGTATAAACGTCATCTTTAATCAAACGTTCAGACATGATAACCGCATCCTCAAAGTTGTAACCTTCCCAAGTCATATAGGCAACGAGTGGATTTTGACCAAGGGCCATTTCCCCGTTTTCCATAGAAGGTCCATCAGCAATGATGTCACCTTTTTCAACTTTTTCGCCAAGTTGAGCAAGCGGACGTTGGTTGTATGAAGTTCCTGAGTTTGAACGTTGATATTTAGTGATATTGTAGATATCAAGCTCGCCGGAGATACGGCGAACACGAATTTCATCACCATCAACATATTCAACCACACCATCATGTTTAGCAAGTAAAGCAGCACCTGAATCGCGCGCTGTTTGATGTTCCATACCTGTACCAATCCAAGGAGCGTGCGGGTCAATCAGTGGAACTGCTTGACGTTGCATGTTGGCACCCATGAGGGCACGGTTGGAGTCATCGTTTTCAAGGAAAGGAATACAAGCGGCAGCTACGGCGATAACCTGTTTAGGCGATACGTCCATGTAATCTGCTGTTGAAGCTTCTACTTCGATGTTGTTACCAGTGTGACGGGCCATAACTGTTTCATTAGCAAAACGGCTATCTTCAGTCAAACGTGAGTTAGCTTGGGCAACAGTGTAGTTGTCTTCTTCATCAGCTGTGAGGTATTCTACTTCATCAGTAACAATCCCTGTTGCACGATCAACACGACGATATGGTGACATAATGAAACCATATTCGTTAACTTTGGCATAAGATGACAAGTTGTTGATCAAACCGATATTTGGTCCTTCAGGTGTTTCAATAGGACACATACGGCCATAGTGAGTATAGTGAACGTCACGCACTTCATAAGAAGCACGGTCACGCGAGATACCACCAGGTCCTAAGGCAGAAAAACGACGTTTGTGTGAAAGCTCAGACAAAGGATTGTGTTGGTCCATGAACTGTGAAAGTTGTGAAGAACCAAAGAATTCTTTAATAGAAGCTGTTACAGGACGAATGTTAATCAAACCTTGTGGTGTGATATTTTCATTTTCTGAAGATGACATCCGTTCGCGAATAACACGTTCCATACGTGAAAGTCCGATACGTACTTGGTTTTGAAGCAATTCACCTACTGAACGGATACGACGGTTACCTAAGTGGTCGATATCGTCCACTTTACCGATTCCTTCAGCAAGACCAAGCCAGTAGCTAATGTTTGCAATAACATCGGCTGGAGTCAATACGCGGCATTCATCATCTGGTGTTCCATTTGAGAGCAAAGTCACAACACGTTCTGAATTTTTCGG
The DNA window shown above is from Lactococcus sp. S-13 and carries:
- a CDS encoding glycosyltransferase family 4 protein, with translation MVDTLKEIPFTLKFLIVIIMTFGISVILTPIMTFVSKAIGAIDKPNERRVNKKPMPSAGGLVIFIAFALASVLILPHIVHSQPVLHPTGAGVPGGSPQSHPPHLVSYLSYIWPFVVGSGIVVLTGLIDDIKEISPKMKMAGLFVAASFIWFFTNARFDNLKIPFGGPLLIFPDWLSFIFTVFWILAITNALNLIDGLDGLASGVSIISLTTMGVVSYFFLPSPNVFLPITIFTIVAAIMGFFPYNYHPAIIYLGDTGALFLGFIISVASLQGLKNATAVAVLTPLLILGVPLTDTIMAMVRRKLNRQSITTADKRHLHHRLMALGFTHRGAVLVIYGIAAIFAFISILLQISSRVGGILLLVACLIGLEIFIELVGILGENRQPMLKALKFVGNSTYRENVLHLQNEEASESETKTVENSSEISEEDLADEPTQEFSVSPLRRRERNK
- a CDS encoding adaptor protein MecA codes for the protein MKFEDINESTIKITLSFDDLTDYDIKLSDFFGNQEVIEQFFYELVDELGLENRFSNVGMLTFQIQPFPQGVHMIVHEEALLNEGGEIPDDPEEFEELMTGFYNKLNEIGADMARERGITDFKPGLGLPGAKKEENDQEPDFIYYSIRYDDVMSVLTGVKNVKFADEESEFYRYEGEFYLVVLDNQKSKGKMHVESTRARMMEYGEVSNLSREFLQEYAECLIETRALDVLRKI
- a CDS encoding amino acid ABC transporter ATP-binding protein, giving the protein MNEYLIEIKNLHKYFGKTEVLKGLDIQIQKGEVVVMIGPSGSGKSTFLRTMNLLEKPTKGEVYFEGTNIADKSVDVFKHREKMGMVFQQFNLFPNMTVLENLSLAPVKTGKMDKTQAVEKATQLLERVGLADKAQAYPQSLSGGQQQRVAIARALAMNPEVMLFDEPTSALDPEMVGEVLNVMQELAKEGMTMVIVTHEMGFAKNVADRVLFMADGVIVEEGKPIDLFENPQEKRTQEFLAKVL
- a CDS encoding amino acid ABC transporter permease gives rise to the protein MNFDFLPKYLPYFNDGMLVTILISAFVVLIGTLLGIVTALGKLSKVAPVRWLANIYIELFRGTPMLVQIMLGFALLGNSSFPTFQVGILQQDLGRLLPGILVLALNSGAYMAEIVRAGIEAVPAGQREAAYSLGIRPTQTMLTVILPQAIRNILPAVGNEFVTIIKDSSLLYTIGVMEVFNGAQTVVNLTYQTVSPMLFVAFYYFVVTFVVSRLLSLLEKKFGKGYAK
- a CDS encoding diacylglycerol/lipid kinase family protein; translated protein: MTYYLLANPNSGAGNGGRALEILLPYLKTNHYNYRLYTTKKGGEEASLLQQILAVKKEEDQLVVIGGDGTLSLVIDKLPAREAFSYIPSGSGNDFARSLKLSLDPIEAFEAAKSQRKHEIFIMRYRSQGLTGYALNNIGIGLDATIVKVANEGRLKRLLNYLKLGSLSYILTALHVLVTKKSFGAVITQESQTLELGKAFLMTFTKHPYFGGGVKISPQASNSNADIHLVEYDKHNIFRTFSLIPSVLKGTHLKHPLFLHRINKKFAVELTENQPVQIDGEIHQLAAADRLTIDTEKRMIIY
- the rpoC gene encoding DNA-directed RNA polymerase subunit beta', whose protein sequence is MVDVNKFESMRIGIASPQKIRYWSFGEVKKPETINYRTQKPEREGLFDERIFGPQKDWECACGKLKGVFYKNQVCELCGVQVTTAKSRRERMGHIELAAPISHIWYFKGIPSRMGLALDMSPRALEEVIYFASYVVIDPKETDLEKKQLLTEREYREQLLKNGFGSFVAKMGAEAIQDLLNDVDIDKEVSELKEELKTVTGQRRVKIIRRLDVLSAFRKSGNALSWMVLNVLPVIPPDLRPMVQLDGGRFATSDLNDLYRRVINRNNRLKRLMELNAPNIIVQNEKRMLQEAVDTLIDNGRRGRPITGAGNRPLKSLSHMLKGKQGRFRQNLLGKRVDYSGRSVIAVGPTLKMYQCGVPREMAIELFKPFVMAQLVKKELAANIRAAKRKVERQDSDVWDILEEVVKEHPVLLNRAPTLHRLGIQAFEPVLIDGKAMRLHPLACEAYNADFDGDQMAIHLPLSEEAQAEARLLMLAAEHILNPKDGKPVVTPSQDMVLGNYYLTMEEKGREGEGMIFSSPEEVEIAMRNGYVHLHTRIGIATKSIKKPWTPEHQDKILVTTVGKVIFNSIIPEGMPYLNEPTDANLTGKTDDRFFMDAGQDIHEVLDKVDTVRPFKKGYLGNIIAEVFKRYRTTATSEYLDRLKDLGYHQSTLAGLTVGIADIPVVEDKHKIIDAAHERVEQITKQFRRGLITDDERYNAVTGVWRDAKESLEKRLIDEQDLTNPIVMMMDSGARGNISNFSQLAGMRGLMAAPNGKIMELPIISNFREGLSVLEMFFSTHGARKGMTDTALKTADSGYLTRRLVDVAQDVIIREDDCGTDRGLVISDIATGKEMVEPLFERLVGRYTRKSVLHPETGELIIADDTLISEDVARQIVDAGVKEVTIRSVFTCKTPHGVCKHCYGINLATGDAVEVGEAVGTIAAQSIGEPGTQLTMRTFHTGGVASSSDITQGLPRVQEIFEARNPKGEAVITEVTGTVESIVEDPATRTREITVKGKTDTRSYTVGMADVLEVEEGQFIHRGAPLIQGSIEPKHLLQVRDALSVETYLLGEVQKTYRSQGVEIGDKHIEVMVRQMLRKVRIMDNGSVDILPGTLMDISDFEKANEQALLNGEAPATGRPVLMGITKASLETNSFLSAASFQETTRVLTDAAIRGKEDHLLGLKENVIIGKIIPAGTGMFRYRNIEPLADLENAPEVKEAAPATVEN
- the rpoB gene encoding DNA-directed RNA polymerase subunit beta, with translation MAGHDVKYGKHRTRRSFSRIKEVIGLPNLIEVQTSSYKNFLDEGLANVFKEMFPIDNFAGTMELEFVGYEMKTPKYTVEEARAHDANYSAPIYVTFRLVNKETGELKTQEVFFGDFPLMTEMGTFINNGSERLIVSQLVRSPGSYFHLKADKNGLESFGHTTIPNRGAWFELDTDAKGIGYVRIDRTRKLTFTTMLRALGFGSDDEILELLGETQLLTDTIAKDVHKNPADTRVEEALKDIYDRLRPGEPKTADSSRGLLVARFFDPKRYDFAAVGRYKFNKKLALKNRLLGLTLAEPIVDPETGEILVNADTLVTRDVLDVIEPFLDNGLGNFVVEPSDDAVIPEPITLQSIKVYSPKNSERVVTLLSNGTPDDECRVLTPADVIANISYWLGLAEGIGKVDDIDHLGNRRIRSVGELLQNQVRIGLSRMERVIRERMSSSENENITPQGLINIRPVTASIKEFFGSSQLSQFMDQHNPLSELSHKRRFSALGPGGISRDRASYEVRDVHYTHYGRMCPIETPEGPNIGLINNLSSYAKVNEYGFIMSPYRRVDRATGIVTDEVEYLTADEEDNYTVAQANSRLTEDSRFANETVMARHTGNNIEVEASTADYMDVSPKQVIAVAAACIPFLENDDSNRALMGANMQRQAVPLIDPHAPWIGTGMEHQTARDSGAALLAKHDGVVEYVDGDEIRVRRISGELDIYNITKYQRSNSGTSYNQRPLAQLGEKVEKGDIIADGPSMENGEMALGQNPLVAYMTWEGYNFEDAVIMSERLIKDDVYTSIAIEEYESETRDTKLGPEEITREIPNIGDEALKNLDEAGIIRIGAEVKDGDLLVGKVTPKGETDPTPEERLLRAIFGEKAREVRDTSLRVPHGGGGIVHDVRVFTRENGDELPSGVNKLVRVFIAQKRKIHVGDKMAGRHGNKGVVSNIVPVEDMPYLPDGTPIDIMLNPLGVPSRMNIGQVMELHLGMAARTLGIHIATPVFDGASDEDIWDTVKEAGMAADAKTVLYDGRTGEPFDNRISVGVMYMIKLHHMVDDKLHARSVGPYSLVTQQPLGGKAQFGGQRFGEMEVWALEAYGAANVLQEILTYKSDDVIGRTRAYEAIVKGERIPKPGLPESFRVLVKELQSLGLDMKVLDADSNVLDLRELDEDEVMTRPDNTEITPEMLEAQEAIVAQAEAEEQALINAGNEE